The following proteins are co-located in the Desulfatitalea tepidiphila genome:
- a CDS encoding alpha-ketoacid dehydrogenase subunit beta yields MTSDDKAPRKITYREAVREAIREALQKDERVFLMGEDVGRYGGCFAVSKGLLAEFGPERIRDTPLSESGFVGAGIGAALGGMRPIVEVMTVNFSLLAADQIINNASLYLYMSGGQFNVPIVIRMATGGGRQLAAQHSRSLEGWYAHIPGIKVLSPATIEDARGMLWTALEDPDPVLIFENSGLYNMEGTLAPDAGPVDIDRAYVRREGKDLTILTHSASLFKSLDAAEILARQGIDVEVIDLRTLRPLDERTFLTSIARTHRALIVDEGWRSGGISAEIAARIMEGVFYELDAPVQRLCSVEAPMPYAKHMEDAVLPQTDKIVDLVRKMVGADG; encoded by the coding sequence ATGACCAGTGACGACAAGGCGCCGCGAAAGATCACCTATCGCGAAGCCGTGCGCGAAGCCATTCGTGAGGCTCTGCAGAAGGACGAGCGCGTTTTTCTCATGGGCGAAGACGTGGGACGATACGGCGGCTGCTTCGCAGTGAGCAAGGGCTTGCTGGCCGAATTCGGCCCGGAACGGATACGAGACACCCCGCTGTCCGAATCGGGTTTCGTTGGCGCGGGCATCGGTGCGGCCCTGGGCGGCATGCGGCCCATCGTTGAGGTGATGACGGTCAACTTCAGCCTGCTGGCCGCCGACCAGATCATCAACAACGCCTCCCTCTATCTGTACATGTCCGGCGGGCAGTTCAATGTTCCCATCGTCATCCGCATGGCCACCGGCGGCGGCCGGCAGCTGGCGGCTCAGCACTCGCGCTCGCTGGAGGGGTGGTATGCCCACATCCCCGGCATCAAGGTGTTGAGCCCGGCCACCATCGAGGACGCGCGCGGCATGCTCTGGACCGCCTTGGAGGATCCGGACCCGGTGCTGATCTTCGAAAACAGCGGGCTTTACAACATGGAGGGCACCCTGGCCCCCGATGCCGGCCCGGTGGATATCGACCGGGCGTACGTGCGCAGGGAGGGAAAAGACCTGACGATCCTCACGCACTCGGCCAGTCTCTTCAAATCCCTGGACGCGGCGGAAATCCTCGCCAGGCAGGGCATCGACGTCGAGGTCATCGATCTGCGCACCCTGCGCCCCCTGGATGAGCGGACGTTCCTCACTTCGATCGCCAGGACGCACCGTGCGCTCATCGTGGACGAAGGCTGGCGCAGCGGCGGCATCTCGGCCGAAATCGCCGCACGGATCATGGAAGGCGTTTTTTACGAGCTGGACGCCCCGGTTCAGCGCCTGTGCAGCGTCGAAGCGCCCATGCCCTATGCCAAACACATGGAGGATGCCGTGCTGCCGCAAACCGATAAGATAGTGGACCTGGTCCGGAAGATGGTGGGTGCCGATGGCTGA
- a CDS encoding response regulator: protein MNDSRPLVLIVDDNATNIDLLVNTLQTDYRLGIAKSGPKALEYVGKQKPDLVLLDIMMPDMDGFEVCERMKADPDTAPIPIIFITAMTETVNKTKGFELGAVDYITKPFHAAEVKARIRTHLSLEDMRQQLKNQNVILEDQVAQKTAEIRQILNASIRSMALMVEIRDPYTAGHQQRVAELACAIAEKMGLPTSAIDGIRIAGILHDVGKIRIPVAILSRAGQLLDAEYEMLKIHPQVSFEIIKDIPFPWPVAQMVLQHHERLDGSGYPQGLKEDEILKEAKILAVADVMEANSSFRPYRPARGIETAMEKLLAQKGIRYDAEAVEACLALFNDKSFRFDANGGSIRQFF, encoded by the coding sequence ATGAACGATTCGCGACCCCTCGTGTTGATTGTGGATGACAATGCCACCAACATCGACCTGCTGGTCAATACCTTACAAACCGATTATCGCCTGGGAATCGCCAAAAGCGGTCCAAAGGCACTGGAATACGTGGGAAAGCAGAAACCGGACCTCGTGCTGTTGGATATCATGATGCCGGATATGGATGGCTTCGAGGTGTGCGAGCGGATGAAGGCCGATCCCGACACCGCCCCCATACCGATCATCTTCATCACGGCCATGACGGAAACCGTCAACAAGACCAAGGGGTTCGAACTCGGGGCGGTGGACTATATCACCAAACCGTTTCATGCCGCGGAGGTCAAGGCACGCATTCGAACCCACCTCTCCCTGGAGGATATGCGGCAGCAGCTGAAGAACCAGAACGTGATTCTGGAAGACCAGGTCGCCCAGAAGACCGCTGAAATCCGCCAGATTCTCAACGCCAGCATCCGCAGCATGGCCCTCATGGTCGAGATCCGGGACCCTTACACTGCCGGCCACCAGCAGCGCGTGGCCGAGCTGGCCTGCGCCATCGCCGAAAAGATGGGGCTGCCGACATCGGCCATCGACGGTATCCGGATCGCCGGCATCCTTCACGATGTGGGCAAAATCCGGATACCGGTGGCGATTCTCAGCCGGGCGGGCCAGCTGCTCGATGCCGAATACGAAATGCTCAAGATTCATCCCCAGGTCAGCTTCGAGATCATCAAGGACATACCCTTCCCCTGGCCGGTGGCCCAGATGGTGCTTCAGCATCACGAGCGGCTGGACGGATCGGGATATCCACAGGGGTTGAAAGAGGACGAGATTTTGAAAGAGGCCAAAATCCTTGCCGTGGCCGACGTGATGGAAGCCAACAGCTCGTTTCGCCCTTACCGTCCTGCCCGGGGAATAGAGACCGCCATGGAGAAACTATTGGCGCAAAAAGGGATCCGCTACGATGCCGAGGCCGTGGAGGCTTGCCTGGCGCTGTTCAACGACAAAAGCTTTAGGTTCGATGCCAACGGCGGGTCCATCCGGCAATTTTTTTAG
- the acsA gene encoding acetate--CoA ligase: MFWTSIQKHPESMKKVPNLLDYDATYADFSWPAIRAELQGLPENGGLNIAHEAVDRHAEGPLRDRVALQWLGSERAKLAITYAELKSRTNRFANILQALGTGKGDTVCALAGRIPELYVAALGTLKNTSVFCPLFSAFGPEPIFQRMSRGDAKILLTTERYYRQKVHQLREKLPRLGHVLLVDAVDHLAGDLLSLPKLMAEASDAFVIPPTDPEDIALLHFTSGTTGMPKGALHVHNAVLTHYMTGKYVMDFHPDDVFWCTADPGWVTGTSYGIIAPLLHGITNVVDEADFDAVRWCRILAEQRVTVWYTAPTAIRRFMRMGIEPARENDLSRLRVIHSVGEPLNPEAVVWGEKAMGLPIHDNWWQTETGGIMIANFPAMEIRPGSMGRPLPGIEAAIVQRVDNDTVEVIEAPGVQGDLALRPGWPSMFRNYLHDDERYRKCFVSGWYLTGDLARRDEDGYFWFVGRADDIIKTSGHMVGPFEVESMLMAHPAVAEAGVIGKPDPLIGEMVKAFVALKPGFAPSDELRLELIGFARKKLGSAVAPKEIDFKSNLPKNKAGKIMRRLLKARELGWPEGDLSTLEDSE; the protein is encoded by the coding sequence TTGTTTTGGACCTCCATCCAGAAGCATCCGGAATCCATGAAGAAGGTTCCGAACCTTCTGGATTATGACGCTACGTATGCTGATTTTTCCTGGCCTGCGATCCGCGCGGAACTCCAGGGGCTCCCGGAGAACGGGGGGCTCAACATCGCCCATGAAGCCGTGGACCGGCATGCCGAGGGCCCGCTTCGCGACCGCGTGGCCCTTCAATGGCTCGGCAGCGAGAGGGCGAAACTCGCCATCACCTACGCCGAGCTCAAATCCCGAACAAACCGCTTCGCCAACATTCTCCAGGCACTGGGCACCGGCAAAGGCGATACAGTGTGCGCCCTGGCCGGCCGCATCCCGGAGCTCTACGTCGCGGCACTGGGCACTCTCAAGAACACGAGCGTCTTCTGCCCCCTCTTCTCTGCTTTCGGCCCCGAACCGATCTTCCAGCGCATGAGCCGCGGTGACGCGAAAATCCTGCTGACCACCGAGCGGTACTACCGCCAGAAGGTGCATCAACTGCGCGAAAAGCTGCCCAGGCTCGGGCATGTTCTCCTTGTCGATGCCGTCGACCATCTGGCCGGCGACCTCCTCTCCCTGCCCAAACTCATGGCGGAAGCCTCCGACGCCTTCGTCATCCCCCCGACCGACCCCGAAGACATCGCGCTCCTGCACTTCACCAGCGGCACCACCGGCATGCCCAAGGGCGCCCTCCACGTCCACAATGCCGTGCTCACCCACTACATGACCGGCAAATATGTGATGGATTTCCACCCGGACGATGTCTTCTGGTGCACGGCCGATCCGGGTTGGGTCACGGGCACCTCTTACGGCATCATCGCACCGCTCCTGCACGGCATCACCAACGTGGTCGACGAGGCCGATTTCGATGCCGTGCGCTGGTGCCGCATCCTGGCCGAACAGCGTGTCACCGTCTGGTACACCGCGCCCACCGCCATCCGCAGATTCATGCGCATGGGCATCGAGCCTGCGCGGGAAAACGACCTGAGCCGCCTGCGCGTCATTCACAGCGTCGGCGAACCACTCAATCCCGAGGCTGTGGTCTGGGGCGAAAAGGCCATGGGACTGCCGATCCACGACAACTGGTGGCAGACGGAAACCGGCGGCATCATGATCGCCAACTTTCCGGCCATGGAGATCCGGCCCGGCTCCATGGGCCGCCCGTTGCCCGGCATCGAGGCCGCCATCGTCCAACGGGTGGACAACGACACGGTCGAGGTGATCGAGGCGCCGGGCGTCCAGGGAGACCTGGCCCTGAGGCCGGGATGGCCCTCCATGTTTCGAAATTATCTGCACGATGACGAACGCTACCGCAAATGCTTCGTCAGCGGATGGTATCTCACCGGTGACCTGGCCAGGCGCGACGAGGACGGTTACTTCTGGTTCGTGGGCCGCGCCGACGACATCATAAAGACGTCCGGCCACATGGTGGGCCCCTTCGAAGTCGAAAGCATGCTAATGGCGCATCCGGCCGTGGCCGAAGCGGGCGTCATCGGAAAACCCGACCCGCTCATCGGGGAGATGGTGAAGGCCTTTGTGGCCCTGAAGCCGGGCTTTGCGCCCAGCGACGAGTTGCGCCTGGAGCTCATCGGCTTCGCCCGTAAAAAACTGGGTTCGGCCGTGGCTCCCAAGGAGATCGATTTCAAGTCGAACCTTCCCAAAAACAAGGCCGGCAAGATCATGCGGCGGCTGCTCAAGGCCCGGGAGCTCGGATGGCCCGAAGGTGACCTCTCGACCCTGGAGGATTCGGAATGA
- a CDS encoding dihydrolipoamide acetyltransferase family protein: MAEFRMPSLGSDMQSGTLLEWRVKPGDHVKKRDIIAVVDTDKAAIEIEVYEDGIVEALLVEPGQKVAIGTVMAVIRSDTGAVPPSRPLAKTPRHEVVDKTARIAPAATDEREITPPIIPAPGIERAKASPYARKLAAERGIDLAGLEGTGPDGVISAADVKKASAKAPSPPPSTRPDQKGAAPPSEKPVAKDYTAAMRRAIANAMARSKREIPHYYLQTRIDMQRTLDWLAAENLKRPIKERILPVVPLIRAVVLALGDVPELNGHWIDDHQRISEAVHVGFVIALRQGGIIAPAILDADGKSLDELIAGLRDLIERARSGGLRSSEMTDATITITNLGDLGVETVFGVIYPPQVALVGFGKTMAQPWAENGMLGVRPVLTATLSADHRATDGHRGAQFLDALNHYLQEPAKL, encoded by the coding sequence ATGGCTGAATTTCGCATGCCCAGCCTGGGCTCGGATATGCAATCGGGTACGCTCCTCGAGTGGCGCGTCAAACCCGGGGACCACGTTAAGAAAAGAGACATCATCGCCGTGGTGGACACGGACAAGGCCGCCATCGAGATCGAAGTGTACGAAGACGGCATCGTCGAAGCGCTTCTCGTCGAACCGGGTCAGAAGGTGGCCATCGGCACGGTCATGGCCGTCATCCGATCCGATACCGGCGCCGTCCCCCCGTCGCGGCCGCTGGCGAAAACGCCCCGACACGAGGTGGTGGACAAAACTGCGCGGATTGCGCCGGCAGCCACCGATGAACGAGAAATCACCCCGCCAATCATTCCCGCGCCCGGGATCGAGCGGGCCAAGGCTTCCCCCTATGCCCGCAAACTGGCCGCCGAACGCGGTATCGATCTGGCCGGCCTCGAGGGCACGGGACCGGACGGCGTCATAAGCGCGGCCGATGTGAAGAAAGCATCGGCCAAGGCGCCATCGCCGCCCCCATCCACACGACCCGATCAGAAGGGCGCGGCGCCGCCTTCCGAAAAGCCGGTCGCCAAGGACTACACGGCGGCCATGCGGCGGGCCATCGCCAACGCCATGGCGCGCTCCAAGCGGGAAATCCCCCACTACTATCTCCAGACGCGTATCGATATGCAGCGCACCCTGGATTGGCTGGCCGCCGAGAATCTCAAACGCCCCATCAAGGAGCGGATCCTGCCCGTTGTGCCGCTGATTCGCGCGGTGGTGCTCGCCCTGGGCGATGTACCCGAACTCAACGGCCACTGGATCGACGACCACCAACGGATATCGGAGGCGGTCCACGTGGGCTTCGTGATCGCCCTGCGCCAGGGCGGCATCATCGCACCGGCCATTCTCGATGCGGACGGCAAGTCCCTGGACGAACTGATCGCCGGATTGCGGGATCTCATCGAGCGGGCCCGATCCGGCGGCCTGCGCAGTTCCGAAATGACCGATGCCACCATCACCATCACCAACCTGGGCGACCTCGGCGTGGAGACGGTTTTCGGGGTCATCTACCCGCCCCAGGTAGCCCTTGTGGGATTCGGCAAGACCATGGCGCAGCCCTGGGCGGAAAACGGCATGCTCGGGGTACGCCCGGTCCTGACCGCTACCCTTTCGGCCGACCACCGCGCCACAGACGGCCATCGCGGCGCCCAGTTTCTCGATGCCTTGAACCATTATCTTCAGGAGCCTGCGAAGTTATGA
- the pdhA gene encoding pyruvate dehydrogenase (acetyl-transferring) E1 component subunit alpha, with amino-acid sequence MTTQRKGKKKAATVDRDHALHLLHAMIRIRRLEEKCAELYSAMKIRGFLHLYDGEEAVAVGVLQALTPDDAVVATYREHAHALTRGVGAGSILAEMYGKQEGCSRGRGGSMHLFDGKTRFYGGNAIVGGGLPIAVGLALADKMQQKGRVTCCFFGEGAVAEGEFHESLNLAALWQLPVLFVCENNLYAMGTALKLEHAVQDIARKAASYDVASAAVDGMDVLAVEAAAKTAAEAIRSSGTPYFLECRTYRFRAHSMYDPELYREKVEVAEWKKRCPIANFIAKMKGVGILSDGDVAAIEAEVAQEIGEAVAFAEACTWEPLEDLTRFVYSERRER; translated from the coding sequence ATGACGACCCAACGCAAGGGGAAAAAGAAGGCGGCGACGGTGGACCGCGATCATGCGCTGCATCTGCTGCACGCCATGATCCGCATCCGGCGCCTGGAGGAGAAATGCGCCGAACTTTATAGTGCCATGAAGATACGGGGATTCTTACACCTCTATGACGGCGAAGAGGCGGTGGCCGTAGGCGTCCTGCAGGCGCTGACACCGGACGATGCCGTCGTAGCCACTTATCGCGAGCATGCCCATGCGCTCACCCGGGGCGTTGGCGCGGGCAGTATCCTGGCGGAGATGTACGGCAAGCAGGAGGGGTGCAGCCGCGGCCGCGGCGGCTCCATGCATCTGTTCGACGGCAAGACCCGGTTTTACGGCGGCAACGCCATCGTGGGCGGTGGCCTGCCCATCGCCGTCGGCCTGGCGCTGGCGGACAAGATGCAGCAGAAAGGGCGCGTCACCTGCTGTTTTTTCGGCGAAGGCGCCGTTGCCGAAGGCGAATTCCACGAAAGCCTGAACCTGGCGGCGTTGTGGCAACTGCCGGTGTTGTTCGTCTGCGAAAACAACCTCTATGCCATGGGCACGGCGTTGAAACTCGAGCACGCCGTCCAGGATATCGCCCGCAAGGCGGCCTCCTACGATGTAGCCTCGGCGGCGGTGGACGGCATGGACGTGCTGGCGGTCGAGGCGGCCGCAAAAACGGCGGCCGAGGCGATCCGGTCGAGCGGCACGCCCTATTTCCTGGAGTGCCGTACCTATCGCTTCCGGGCCCACTCCATGTACGACCCGGAGCTCTACCGGGAAAAAGTGGAAGTCGCAGAGTGGAAAAAGCGCTGCCCGATTGCGAACTTCATCGCAAAAATGAAGGGCGTAGGGATATTGAGCGATGGCGATGTGGCAGCCATCGAAGCCGAGGTGGCGCAAGAAATCGGCGAAGCCGTTGCCTTCGCCGAGGCGTGCACCTGGGAACCCCTCGAAGACCTGACGCGCTTCGTCTATTCGGAACGGAGGGAGCGATGA
- a CDS encoding desulfoferrodoxin family protein codes for MDFSAIIQSSQSEGKEKHVPTVTVDKGYKEGHDIVRVVVGHETPHPNTQEHHISWIELYGVKKDNNQVINLGRAAWAPVYSNPNVRFQINQIKDFKAFYALAYCNIHGLWGNMLTA; via the coding sequence ATGGATTTTTCGGCCATCATCCAAAGCAGCCAGAGCGAAGGCAAGGAGAAGCATGTTCCGACCGTCACCGTGGACAAGGGGTACAAGGAAGGCCATGACATCGTCCGCGTCGTGGTCGGCCACGAAACGCCCCACCCGAACACCCAGGAACACCACATTTCATGGATCGAGCTGTATGGCGTCAAAAAGGACAACAACCAGGTGATCAACCTGGGCCGGGCGGCCTGGGCGCCGGTCTACTCCAATCCCAACGTCCGCTTTCAGATCAACCAGATCAAGGATTTCAAGGCGTTTTACGCCCTGGCGTATTGCAATATCCATGGGCTGTGGGGCAACATGTTGACGGCATGA
- a CDS encoding carboxymuconolactone decarboxylase family protein yields MKHDYPERHKHLQQMTARLARDLRGPMSAFAQLNGATTAPGALDAKTKQLMALAIGITTHCEGCIVYHLRDAMRAGATREEILETLGVAIMMGGGPAVVYACEALEAMEQVASSGKEPASPDVPKR; encoded by the coding sequence ATGAAACACGACTACCCAGAACGCCATAAGCACCTGCAACAGATGACGGCCAGACTGGCCCGGGATCTGCGCGGTCCCATGTCGGCATTCGCCCAACTCAACGGCGCGACCACCGCGCCGGGTGCCCTGGACGCCAAGACCAAGCAGCTCATGGCACTGGCGATCGGCATTACGACGCACTGCGAAGGTTGCATCGTCTATCATTTGCGCGACGCCATGCGGGCCGGCGCCACCCGCGAGGAGATTTTGGAGACCCTGGGCGTCGCCATCATGATGGGCGGCGGGCCGGCCGTCGTCTATGCGTGCGAGGCCCTGGAAGCAATGGAACAGGTCGCATCATCCGGGAAGGAACCCGCTTCTCCGGACGTTCCAAAACGATGA
- a CDS encoding rubredoxin-like domain-containing protein, producing MGEEPKQWTCARCGYTSSNQFVGDICPNCGLTYWKCSKCGFLLTAPKPPEVCPECKSKCEFINVTCYLPECGGPGQVDPRL from the coding sequence ATGGGAGAGGAACCCAAACAATGGACGTGCGCGCGTTGTGGATACACGTCCTCGAACCAGTTTGTAGGCGACATTTGCCCGAACTGCGGGTTGACCTATTGGAAGTGCAGCAAATGCGGTTTTTTACTCACCGCCCCGAAACCACCCGAGGTCTGCCCCGAATGCAAGAGCAAATGCGAATTCATCAACGTGACCTGTTATCTTCCCGAGTGCGGCGGCCCCGGTCAGGTGGATCCCCGGCTTTGA
- a CDS encoding acyl carrier protein → MNPEEVKTVIFGILQRIAPESDPTTLGPDENIRKALDIDSFDALNFFIRIDEALGVTVPESDYGKLNTLSEMLGYFSSRTS, encoded by the coding sequence ATGAACCCGGAAGAGGTTAAAACGGTCATATTCGGCATTCTCCAGCGTATCGCTCCGGAGTCGGACCCAACGACCCTTGGGCCGGACGAAAATATCCGCAAGGCGCTCGATATCGACTCGTTCGATGCATTGAATTTCTTCATCCGCATCGATGAAGCGCTCGGTGTCACCGTGCCCGAATCCGATTACGGCAAGCTCAACACCCTGTCGGAAATGCTCGGCTACTTCTCTTCCCGTACCAGTTGA